The DNA region TTGATATCCTTGACACTACAAAAAAAAGAGGTAACCTTTTTAACGGAGGGTATTAATACCTCTGCTAATTACATCAATTTACAAAGGTTAAAAAGGCCCCCACAAAATTATGTAATTAGCGGGAGTTGTAAACCTCGACAACCTTAAAAAAAGAGCGCCAAATTATAATAATTTAACGGAGGTTTATAACCGCCGCTAGGCACATAATTTATTGGAGATTTAAACAACTTATAATAAAAAAGGGTGTTAACCCAGTTCTCTCTTCATTCAGAAACTTAACCCGTTCTCTCACAAATTACACTTAGAAAGATTCAAACGAAATCCAATTCATTTTTCCTTTTCTCATAAATCTCCAATACGTATTGTGCTCTAGTAGAAATTGCACTCACAAAATTTCCTTTTCTTCAAATATGTAGAGATTGCTGCTTCAAATCGATAATATCATTGACTTTTGGTCTAAAGGTTCGTAATTACCTTTATTATTCATTAATTTTGGTCTTACTGTGATGAAATTTAAGGGTTTTTTGAAGTTTGATATTTGAGATTTTGCAGATTAGAAAAGAGAGGATTTATTTTTAACTGTTGAATGTTGattttcttttcttcatttttctacTATCGTAAGCAATTTGGCGTGTTGATTTCTGGTTTTTAGAGGTTAGTGAATTGAGTTGTATGAAATTTTCAATATAAATTTGAAAATATACATTTCAAACCCTAGATCTCAGCTCTCTTTCAGTCTTCGAAATTTAGAATTCGATTTTAGCTTTCTGCTTCAATTTACTTCATTTTTTCGCATAGATATTGTTCGATTTCCAAGCATGTTCGATTATTTGTGTTGATTTGGGTACAACTTGTCATTTGCTTGCCTTCTAAAGCTCTAGCTGATTGAGTGTTTTGTGTTAGTTTATTTTTGAAGGAAATCTGTGTTGTTTCTGTAATGTATAGCTTGTAGAGGATTGATTGAGGATTTGTAGTTtgaatatttgaaaactacaatTCTGTAATCTTGATTGTGGTCATTTCCTTATCACTTAGAAAAATATAGAGAATTTAGTGCATACTGCTTCTGTTCTATTGAAGCGATTACTGGTTCTGCTTGAGATTACTTATTTTGTTTTTTCCCCTGAATACTTCTGTTTCTGCCTTTTTCCCCTTTCATATTTGGAGACTTACAGTTTTGTAATTTGAGTATGTTTCATAGTTAATATTCTGAATATTtgagagctccaaaacccttctccaagcatattccactcaaactcaagagaaaacaaagatcaaatagcaagaatcaaggtatTCATGTGTTGGAAGGCTCGCTAGGGTCAGTAAACTTTAAGAATAACTTGGGTATGGAAGCTAGGGtttccatataagttgatagcttgctccaaagctcattcttatgagataaaaggttagttttcatgcttatttcatgttatcaagaatgcttagttgttgaacaacttgggtagaaggagaaagtagaagatgaggcttaaatgtagttttcatgatacttttgagtagtaagccaacttcagtcatgattcttagtatgctatggatataatcttgctatgatgGATATTAATGTTGACAAGGAAGTATTGTATAAAATTTTGCAAAGGGTAGATGTGAAGTTGTTGATgtgagttgaatatgagaatgaattttggagacttaattgaatatgactactttagtatgatgttgtggatgttattatggttgtttgggagtttttttgcgatatagtggaagttgatgaaataagggaaatgttgtccaatttttgttagttcatgagttgctctagtttgaattcaatagagtctttaagacttaaccatggtatgagtccttttaaatgtagatttctcaagccttggcggtgaacgttagatagttggGAAGACAATGAGGTATGtgaggttaacccttctttcttaaggcatgatcccgtCATTGTATACCCTCATGTGAACTCCATAttgtcttccaagatgacttcattcttagaatcactaaggttcatgattcttgataatctcatgataccattgggctcatcctataatagttgatcctttaaggaaggatataatgaagtaatgatggcgatgatgatgttgaggatacgtatgtacctatatatatatatatatatatatatatatatgaaatggaaggttcccattagaaagagggtaagtaaatatgacgaacgtcgctagaggtataaatggccctATCCTCCcatgactcttctatcttatgttatttctcatgcttccattatgctattgattattctttatatactcattacattattcgtactgacgtccttttgtttgtgaacgctgcgtcatgcccgcaggtggacagggagatagacttgatccttaggctgttTATCCATagattgcttagaggagctctaTTCGATCCAGAGCTGCAGctgtgggtactattcttttgtgtatatatgggtatggcagggccctgtcccgccattatgatgatgtttcatactcttcttagaggctcctagatagtcatgtatagtagatgtctttcgccttgtcggctcatacttttggtagatattattttgttaagcctcgccggcttgtgtatatgtatatgggcgtaGTTGTTGAGATAAAAGTGTTTTAGCCGTTGGAAATAGTATTGTTGCGGCATAGAATTTGttgataagccatgtggctcacctagatacaAATGTGAATATACGATGAGAGGTGCCTGGTGGGTtggctccgggtgcccgtcatggccctccggttgggtcatgacaatttgTTTTCTATCTCATTAAGGAGAACTAATATTTTCTCTTCATATTTTGAAAGGTTTATCGTCGCACTTAAAGTTAATACTTTCCGATGGATAAATCTTGGATTAAAAAGCCAGGGAACACCCCTGAATACGTCCTTGGTTTAAATCGATTTTTGGATTTTTCATTTACGAATGTTGTTGTTGGAAATAACATAAAATGTCCTTGTCCTACATGTGGATGTACAAAGTGGCAAACCATAGAAACAGTGTTTAATCATTCGATTGACGAGCCATTCCCTTATGTCACTTAGGCTATTCACGGTGAAAGAAATGTACAGCATAATGCTAGACACTTTGAGGTTACACATGATACACTGCCTCTTAAAAATCTTGTAGAACTTTTGATCAATGAAGCATACGGGGGATTAAGACACAAAGGGCATTGATGAAGGTCCGACACAAAAAGTGGATGGAGCAGAAAAATTAAATGATGAGCCATCTACAAATAACAAAGATTTTTTTTGAGTTGCTTAGAGATGGAAATCAAGAATTATATGAAGGGTCTAAGTACTCAAAGCTAAATTTTTTATTAAAACTGTATCACATAAAGTGTTTGTATGGGCTAAGTAACAAGGGAATGATCATGATACTAGATTTGTTAAGGGATGCATTTAAATTTGCCCGGATCCCTAATTCTTTTTATGAGGCCAAAAAAACCATCAGTAAGctttgtcttgattatcaaaagATAGATGTTTGTCCAAATGATTGTATGCTATACTGGGAGAATAATGCTAATGAGCAAACATGCAAGTATTGTCATACTTCTAGATAGAAGCCTAATAAGAAGAGAAATGAACATCTTGTGATTGCTACGGGCAAGAAGAAAACCAAGAAGTGGAAAAGTTTTGCGTTACTTTCCATTAAAATCAAGGTTACATAGATTGTTCATGTGTTCTAAGACAGCAGAGTATATGAGATGGCATGTTGAGAACAATAACAAGGATGGGATCATGAGGCATCCCAGAGATGGTGAGGCATAGAAGAGGTTCGATTCAACTTTTACTGAATTTGCATCTGATCCCCGAATTGTTCGATTAAGCTTAGCTAGTGATGGCTTCAACCCTTTTGGCAAGATAAGTACTACTTATAGTATTTGGCCAGTTGTTTTGGTTCCATATAACCTTCCTCATTGGTTGTGTATGAAACAAGCTAATTTTCAGAGAGCTACATGATAATTCTCTTGATGTCTTTTGTCAACTATCTTTACGGCTGATATAAAGAAGAAAAGAGTTCATTATTTGCTAGTTATAATTTGGAGTTGATTGTGTTCTTTTGACCGCTACTGATCACATCTTCGTAATGTATTCACAaatctctcttcttctttttttgcagCCGAGTGACGCAGCTAGCAGCTAGCGGATCCATGGATGCAGGAAGATTTCTAGCTCTAATAATCCTGCAAAGGTTAATTGTTGCTTATCAATATCATTTTACATCTCTTGAAATTGAAAATCATTCAGCACGTGTAATACAAATGTTACATGTAGTTAACTACATGCATCTTTGGTCAATAATTGCAGGCACTTGATCTTCCAGTTGAATAGACCTTCGATCAAACAATCTACTGGGAGCAGAATAGTTTAGCGGATAGGATGGCTCAAATAGGAATGACAACAGCTGATACTAATAGGTTTTCACTGCATGTTTTTGCGGAACCACCAACAAATGCAGTGGACATACTTACTGCTGATAAACTAGGAACTACATTCCTACGAAAAGATAGTCCCTGGGATATTAACTTCTTTTGTTCAACTACAACACTTGTCTACTTTGCTAATGTAAATAGTTCTACTGCTACTACTCAAGTTGTAACTTCTGCTACTAGTCTTTTGCAATGTAACGTGACTGCTGGGTTAAACTCCCAACTATATAATCCTTAGTTGTGTTTAATATGATTAGTATTTTGGTGTTGACCCATACTATTTCGAGATCTTGGTTTTGATAGTCTGTTTCAGCAAGAGTACACGTTGTTTACTATGCTATTTCGAAAGGTTGTTTCAAGTAATAATATATTTTAAGCGGTAGGGGTTAAAGCCCAAACAATAGAAGTAAATTGCGGGAGTTTGTAACCTCTGTTGCACCCAAAACGTTCTATAGGCTGAAAGTTAATTGCAGAGGTTGAAAAGCAATTTGTGGAGGTTAGTAACCTCCGCTATTTGTTGTCACGGAGGTTGAGAAAACCCGCGCAGTAATCTTCTGCAAATTGACTGTGTCAGCGTTAACTGCGGGGGTTTGGTGAACCTCCGTGACAGCAAATAGAATTGCTTTTTCATCCTCCGCTAATTGCACCTTTTTTTGTAGTGTGAATAGCATTAAGTGCTATTATTTGTATTCAATTCCCATGTTATCTGCTGACTATTTTATTAGCTTTGATTAGCCTCTATGGCTATCCATTCAAACGTTCAGTGATTTAACGTCTTAAGTCTATAAATTCCAATATCTTTGACTTCATAGGGTATACACagaaaggcaaaaaaaaaaaacattcttctACTCCTCACTTTCTTTTGCTGGGTTTTATAAAATTgtttaatctttgttagattctggcccttagttttatactagaagagcttgttgaatcctggggaaTACACCTTAACCGGTCAAAATATCCTTAAagacagtgtcttaattgacacGCCTCAAGTTCCGAATATTTTCGTGATTTCCAAGATATTTTTTCCAACAAGACTTTGATAAAGCTCAATTTCAGATCGGaagatttgaaaaagaaagaaaacgaaGAAGTAGCAACGGAAGTTTGTTAAAACTAGCTAAATGGTGTCATTTCTACAGTTCTCTTAATATATAGGCAATTCATGATTTAGATTTGATTGGTTCAATCTTTAGATTCTTAGTAGGCGCTTGGTCATATGATATGGAGTCatgatttcatattttgatttcaaatcaGCATTTGTTTATGTAATTTGCACAAAATTTTAAtttcaacttcatatcatgatttcaaatcccaaattctccaaaaaggcatgatttgggattccaaatcatgatttcaattttttttaaaatgtaaaacttgacccataagtttatatttataaaaaaagaTCCAGAAGTTGAAAGATATATTTACCTACCATGTTTATCAACCATTTTATCAAATTTTAAAAGATATGCAAGTTGGTAAAAAATTTACTCTTACCAACCATTTACCAATTGTCCATACCATGTGGGGGATTATATTAAAGAGGAGTTACACTATAActcattttcaatttttttttttttattgaactaaagttcgatcaattgatgttgtattttttagtaaggtcttctagtagcatattaattttgttatatgaactatgatttgctcatgtgataagattgtataagaattgagaaagttttgatggttttcacaacttgtaggAGTTTTATGTTTGTGAGAAAAAATACAACGTAATAAATCCAATggcatgtccaaacaaaacttcaacttcaaattatCATGATTTCAATTCACTGATTTTATatcataatttcaaatcatgtccaaacggctccctAATAAATAGGCAATTCATGATTTAGATTTGATTGGTTCAATGTTTAGagtcttagtaggcgtttggccatgggATTTGGAATCATGATTCCATGTTTTGATTTTAAATCAGTGTTTGTTCATAAATTTgcccaaaatttcaacttcaacttcatatcatgatttcaaatctcaaattctccattccaaatcatgattttcaattttttaaaatgtaaaacttgacccataagtttaaattctgtaaaaaagaaaaagatccaCAAGTTGGTTAATacattttttaaatgtaaaacttggcTCAAAGTAACAATGTTGGTTCGTCTTCTTGGTCATCTGATGCTCGACGTGAAGAGATTGTCCGTACCTTGTAGAGGgttatattaaatagtagttacactacaactcatgttcaatattctcttttattgaactaaagttcaaTCAATAGATGTTGTATTATTTAGAAATGCTTTTTAGTAGCGTATTaactttgttatgaactatgattttctCATTTGGTAAGATCATATAAGAATTGGAAGAGTTTTGATAGTTTTAACAACTTGTGcgagtttcatgtttatgagaaaaaaataaattaagaaatccaaattgcatgtcaaataaatcttcaacttcaaatcagGTCTAGGCCTTACTGAATCTGTAATACTTTTGGAAGTATGCATTTAGAATTAAATATTTGTTTAAATATTAgtaagttttcaaatatatatatctacgctaTAGAAATGTTAAGTTCAATTGAACTGATTAAACTCAAGGTACTTTCTTAAATGGTTACTCAACTTTCACTTTATCTCACTAAAGTCAATAAACTATTTTTATAAGAAAAAAGCTAAGTCAAGAATCTTCTCAGAACTTTAGAAAAATAGATCAGCATAGTCCAAAATCCAAATTCAGTTTTGAACACTCTTAATTTCCTTCCATGAAGAGAATCTCTGTATACACCTCCAAATTAGGTTATAATCACGTTAATTTACACAGTACGTAAATGGTAATCTTACTACTCTTATTTACTAGGAGTATCTATCCTAACTTTCATCCAATCTCAAATTTGTTGTTATAAAATGTTTGAGGCAGAGGTGGAGCCAGAATATTTTAGTTTGTGATTCTAACCACAATTCTTTTTTCTTAGTGGGTTCTGAATAAATCATTTGTACATATTAAACGAATTTTAATACAAAAACAAGGACTAAGTCCGAGTTACTGAATTATGTTGAATCCATAATTATCAATGTGGCTCGGCCCCTGGTTCCAAGCAGTGCAACTTCAGATTCTTGATACCAACTCAAAGGAAACATATTCAAAAGTATCTGTAAATGTTATCATATTTTTTTGGTTGTTAGTGTagagaatattaaaaaaaaaaaattgtgacagAGTAAAAGATCTTTCATATATAAAATAACATTAATCAGAATATTTAACCATGCCATAACAAGAAAGTACATCAACTGAAAGTGAAGGAATCAGAAATACAGAAAACCAAACATAGCGAAAATTAAATAAGCCCCTTCTCTAGGAGAAACACTCTTTTTTAAGGGGTAATGTACACAGTGAAGTGTGTAATTGTTTCAACACCATCAGTTGTATGTTGATCCACATGAGGCATAGTCTCAATTGTAGCATAACCTTTTGCATTCTCATACTTCCCAGTACCTCCAATGATAGCAATGTGAGAAATCGGTGTCGCGGTCCTGTGAATTCCAAAGAAGCTAATAGTATCATCCACTTCATGTTCATGTCCATGGAACAGAGTTGTCAAAGCTAGCGTGTGGCTCGTCCCATCGGACGAGCTTGTCAGGTAAAATCCTTGTGCTCTACCAAGAATTGATGATCCCAATTCGTGCCCTTCGGTTATTTCGTTGTCCACGACAGTTATGGATCCGAACATGAGTTGTTGAAGGGAAAAACCATTAGGAAGTTGCCCAGCTGAGACGAAAGGTTGGTTGTCCTCACTATTGACAATGTTGTTGTTGCCCGTGTTTTGGAGGacgttgttggattgttgttgtccGTTTAGGCCTGCTAGGAAAGGGTAGTTGTTGCTGTTGacgatgttgttgatgttgttgaggGGAACTCCACCGTCTATTGGAAAGACGCGATTGTTGGCCTTGGAGAAAGGTAAATTGTTGGCATCCAAGCTGGCTACAATTCCTGTGACTACACGTCCCGAAGGGTGCGTGCCACCTAGAATGTCATGCATGAAGAAGGAGAATTTTGAGTGGTCCAAAACAGGATTTGCCACAGTAGCACCAGaggcagct from Lycium barbarum isolate Lr01 chromosome 10, ASM1917538v2, whole genome shotgun sequence includes:
- the LOC132615087 gene encoding dirigent protein 9-like is translated as MVKIFQATFCILLLALSFDYANSARILHEVSSDEPVVAPVVAPATTLPSGHLPATANTPNSDEAPIDDDSSIPATTVAPSADSPVEPEPIAPSADLPAEPEPDMAPVVAPNAPVAPVADAATDNTGEAPVANVAPGAAAAASGATVANPVLDHSKFSFFMHDILGGTHPSGRVVTGIVASLDANNLPFSKANNRVFPIDGGVPLNNINNIVNSNNYPFLAGLNGQQQSNNVLQNTGNNNIVNSEDNQPFVSAGQLPNGFSLQQLMFGSITVVDNEITEGHELGSSILGRAQGFYLTSSSDGTSHTLALTTLFHGHEHEVDDTISFFGIHRTATPISHIAIIGGTGKYENAKGYATIETMPHVDQHTTDGVETITHFTVYITP